A genomic window from Glycine soja cultivar W05 chromosome 10, ASM419377v2, whole genome shotgun sequence includes:
- the LOC114371109 gene encoding PITH domain-containing protein At3g04780: protein MSGESASAIHKGQVDLLDFIDWSGVECLNQSSTHSLPNAIKQGYREDDGLHLESDADEQLLLYIPFTQVVKLYSFVIKGPEEEGPKTVKLFSNKEHMGFSNVNDFPPSDVANLSEENLKGKPVLLKYVKFQNVRSLTIFIEDNQSGSEITKVQKIVLHGTTVETTDMKGLKKIEDH, encoded by the exons ATGTCTGGAGAATCAGCCAGCGCTATTCACAAGGGTCAA GTCGATCTCTTAGACTTCATTGACTGGTCTGGGGTTGAATGCCTCAATCAAAGCTCCACCCACTCTCTCCCCAATGCTATCAAACAG GGTTATAGAGAAGACGATGGTTTGCATCTGGAGAGTGATGCAGACGAGCAGCTTTTGCTCTATATTCCTTTCACTCAAGTCGTTAAACTTTATTCCTTTGTTATCAAAGGTCCTGAAGAAGAAG GCCCCAAGACAGTGAAGCTCTTTTCTAACAAGGAGCACATGGGATTTAG TAATGTCAATGATTTTCCCCCAAGTGATGTGGCAAATTTGTCTGAAGAAAACCTTAAG GGGAAACCGGTACTTTTGAAGTATGTCAAATTCCAAAATGTTCGTAG CTTGACAATTTTTATTGAGGACAATCAGTCAGGTTCAGAGATCACAAAAGTTCAGAAGATCGTGCTGCATGGTACAAC AGTTGAAACAACAGACATGAAGGGTCTGAAGAAGATTGAGGATCATTAA
- the LOC114371108 gene encoding probable aldo-keto reductase 1, translated as MDIPRLKLGTQGLEVSKLGFGCAGLSGVFDGPVPDEVVISLIKYAFSNGITFFDTSDFYGPYTNEVLVGKALKELPRDQIQIASKFGIVKVESNDAIVRGDPEYVRSCCEASLRRLGVEYIDLYYPHRIDTTVPIEETMGELKKLVEEGKVKYIGLSEASPDTIRRAHAIHPITALQMEWSLWSREIEDQLLPLCRELGIGIVPFSPLGRGFFGGKGVIESIPADSYLAIQPRFQGQKLDKNKTFYFRMEKLAEKHGCTTPQLALAWLLHQGNDVVPIPGTTKIKNLDNNIGSLKVKLSNDDLREITEAIPISEVVGDRTVDTFMRCSWKFANTPPKHS; from the exons ATGGATATACCTCGTCTGAAACTTGGAACCCAAGGCCTGGAG GTTTCCAAGTTGGGATTTGGTTGTGCGGGGCTTAGTGGAGTGTTTGACGGCCCTGTTCCTGACGAGGTTGTCATCTCTCTAATCAAGTATGCATTCAGTAATGGAATCACTTTCTTTGATACTTCCGATTTTTACGGTCCCTACACTAATGAAGTTCTCGTAGGAAAG GCACTGAAGGAGTTGCCACGagatcaaattcagattgcctCAAAATTTGGGATTGTGAAAGTTGAGTCCAATGATGCCATTGTAAGAGGTGATCCTGAATATGTTCGGTCGTGTTGTGAGGCAAGCCTGCGCCGCCTTGGTGTGGAATATATTGATCTCTATTATCCGCACAGGATTGACACAACAGTACCAATTGAGGAAACT aTGGGAGAGCTTAAAAAGTTGGTTGAAGAGGGAAAAGTAAAATACATAGGATTGTCGGAAGCTAGCCCAGACACAATTAGAAGGGCGCATGCTATTCATCCAATTACTGCTCTGCAAATGGAGTGGTCCCTTTGGTCTCGTGAAATTGAAGATCAACTCCTTCCACTTTGCAG GGAACTTGGAATTGGAATAGTACCATTCAGTCCCCTTGGCCGTGGATTTTTTGGTGGTAAGGGGGTCATAGAAAGTATACCTGCAGACAGTTATCTG GCAATCCAGCCAAGGTTTCAGGGGCAGAAGCTCGACAAGAACAAGACCTTTTATTTTAGGATGGAAAAGTTAGCAGAGAAGCATGGATGTACAACACCACAACTTGCTCTTGCATGGCTTCTTCATCAAGGGAACGATGTGGTACCCATCCCTG gaacaacaaaaataaaaaatcttgacAACAACATAGGCTCATTAAAAGTGAAGTTGAGCAACGATGATTTGAGGGAAATTACAGAGGCAATACCAATATCTGAGGTGGTAGGGGATCGGACTGTTGATACTTTTATGCGCTGCTCGTGGAAGTTTGCTAATACTCCACCAAAGCATAGCTAG
- the LOC114370600 gene encoding uncharacterized protein LOC114370600: protein MGSSKLLGIMAMLFIVLLPMAAKGDNITDFFDKVCEEVECGKGSCVVNTSYPLNFVCECDSGWKRTQDDDDEYATSFLPCVIPECSLNYGCQPAPPPVPEKSFPHNFSAFDPCYWAYCGEGTCTKNRTHTHRCECQPNYYNLLNISVFPCYSECTLGSDCSRLGIKVANSSTDSGSQDSSASIFTGRFHWMVMLLMSTGMVMWS, encoded by the exons ATGGGTTCCTCCAAGTTATTGGGTATTATGGCCATGCTTTTCATAGTGCTTCTACCCATGGCTGCCAAAGGGGATAATATTACTGATTTCTTTG ATAAGGTTTGTGAAGAAGTGGAATGTGGTAAGGGAAGCTGCGTAGTAAACACAAGTTACCCATTAAACTTCGTTTGTGAATGCGATTCTGGCTGGAAGCGAACCCAAGATGACGATGATGAATATGCCACTAGCTTTCTTCCATGTGTCATTCCCGAAT GTAGCTTGAACTATGGTTGTCAGCCAGCACCACCGCCAGTTCCAGAGAAGAGTTTTCCACATAACTTCTCAGCTTTTGATC CTTGCTATTGGGCGTACTGTGGGGAAGGTACATGCACCAAGAACAGAACACATACACACAGATGCGAATGCCAACCCAATTACTATAATCTTCTCAACATCTCAGTTTTTCCTTGTTACAGTGAAT GTACTCTTGGATCTGATTGTTCGAGACTCGGAATCAAAGTTGCAAATTCATCCACTGATAGTGGCAGTCAAG ATAGCTCAGCCTCAATCTTCACAGGAAGGTTTCATTGGATGGTTATGTTGTTGATGTCCACGGGTATGGTTATGTGGAGCTAG